Proteins encoded together in one Tenuifilum sp. 4138str window:
- a CDS encoding tail fiber domain-containing protein has product MKNIGMVLLSFLITIGAMSQSPRAFNYQGVIRNSSGEVLANQQVTFRFSLTNNDASTVYYSESRISATNGLGIVNVPIGLGDIIQGNFSEIPWESGDIYLKVEIMPEGAAGFTDMGIQRLLSVPYALFASDGISMKWLGSLPNPPAFPSRNEAYYNTMNKASFIWDGDSWEILALDGLPGIQGAQGDQGPAGPKGEPGEPGLDGISIVWLGSFDNEPIAPNLNNAYYNTTTKKSYVWDGDSWEIIAQDGEVGPVGLQGPQGLQGPQGQPGSNGISLIWLGALADAPSNPGINHAYYNSTEKKSYVYNGVGWDIIAQDGAIGPQGPQGEQGPQGDPGVNGISVQWLGSLASAPGSPQLNQAYYNTTSKISYIWDGDSWEILAQDGLPGAQGPQGPEGPQGPAGTGLNNRGDWVSGTTYDPGDYVFALNSGGTANSMWILEGSSPYLSTLQPRVDPDHWVEFEAPTGPAGQDGISIQWLGTLPASPSSPTTNQAYYNSADKKAYIWDGDSWEILAQDGEQGPPGPLVAGTTGQTLRHDGTSWAASSLIYNNATNIGINTTTPTQRLDVNGNMRLRGLLVDYGNSSGTSGQYLSRGTSGVVWQTPSWVTGSGVSGQMAVWNGASSITNLPNLTFAQGLVVVGNPTANPDDPIFEVKNSNGEVIFGVYQEGVRINIRDEAIKGAKGGFAVGGLTGAKGGLVEYLRITPDSARVYVKQSPSIKGAKGGFAVGGLTGAKEVVSQDLLFVNPDSARIYLNENPTKGAKGGFAVGGLTNGKSTAQLIQLTKDNYLIGYEAGMSITTGLYNSFLGYQTGKLNNAGNWNTFLGYQAGLNNTGSDNTFIGYQAGMAHTTKGGNVYIGSKAGSNATNGERNVFIGESAGYSIVSGLKNVFIGFESGYSTSTGNYNVFLGTTTGRANTSGSSNVFVGIGSGFNNTTGSNNVFLGTSSGLSNISGNFNTFLGYDAGYSNTASYNLFVGYQAGRANTSGTYNTFLGFQSGYANVDGSNNIFIGLRAGMSNTSAGNNVFIGNESGRYNTTGTNNSFLGNYAGRANTTGNSNVFIGNQSGRSNTTGNSNIAIGDYAGYSNQTGVSNIILGKAAGYTGTNLQYNVFIGDSTGYSTSSTYATTNVFIGYAAGRFNNSYNNVYIGNKAGYSCITGQNNIAIGDLAGFKNTSSQNIFIGTSAGENNTEGYFNIMIGRWTGKNNTTGHQQILIGGGAGSSLTTGNENVIIGTNAGSINSTGSGNIYLGTSAGWSNTGSKNVFIGYKIGYGTFQNVSNALVIGTDVNPSTPLIYGEFDNKKLKFNANVGVNVDPTGSKLFSYDDRTNAVDDPAVLGEHKLNTTGWGIGVKGDGGYMGVYGVASVAGTGTRYGVYGYGANGTTNYAGYFSGNVYVSGTFTNPSDERLKNNITPLKGSLAKLSKITGVTFEWKSNEEIKGIVSDKESNKGIEKFNFPVGTQIGVIAQDVEKVFPELVQTDENGVKSVDYVKLVPVLIESIKEQQQQINNLQEQINELQRLLIEVVKQNK; this is encoded by the coding sequence ATGAAAAATATTGGCATGGTGTTGTTATCTTTTCTGATAACCATTGGCGCAATGTCGCAATCTCCAAGAGCATTCAATTACCAAGGTGTAATAAGAAACTCTAGTGGAGAGGTTTTAGCAAACCAACAGGTAACTTTTAGATTTAGCCTAACAAATAATGATGCCAGCACAGTTTACTACTCAGAGAGTAGGATTTCAGCCACAAATGGGCTGGGCATTGTAAACGTTCCAATTGGTTTAGGCGATATTATTCAAGGAAATTTTTCAGAGATTCCATGGGAAAGTGGAGATATTTACTTAAAAGTTGAAATAATGCCTGAGGGTGCTGCAGGATTTACCGACATGGGAATACAGCGATTGTTATCGGTTCCTTATGCATTATTTGCTTCCGATGGTATATCGATGAAATGGCTTGGTTCATTGCCAAACCCTCCTGCTTTCCCATCGCGAAATGAGGCATACTACAATACTATGAACAAGGCTTCATTCATTTGGGATGGCGATTCATGGGAAATACTGGCACTGGATGGTTTGCCCGGGATTCAAGGTGCTCAGGGCGATCAAGGGCCTGCGGGGCCAAAGGGCGAACCGGGAGAACCTGGGTTAGATGGCATTTCGATTGTTTGGTTGGGTTCATTTGATAATGAACCAATTGCACCTAATTTAAATAATGCTTACTATAACACTACTACAAAAAAATCATATGTCTGGGACGGCGATTCCTGGGAAATTATTGCTCAAGACGGCGAAGTTGGACCAGTTGGCCTCCAAGGGCCTCAGGGATTACAGGGCCCACAAGGGCAGCCTGGTTCAAATGGTATTTCGTTGATTTGGTTAGGAGCTTTAGCTGATGCACCCTCTAATCCAGGTATAAATCACGCATATTACAACAGCACCGAAAAGAAATCGTACGTTTATAACGGAGTGGGGTGGGATATTATAGCTCAGGATGGTGCCATTGGGCCACAGGGGCCGCAAGGAGAACAAGGCCCTCAAGGTGATCCCGGCGTAAATGGAATTTCTGTCCAGTGGTTGGGCAGCCTCGCAAGCGCTCCTGGATCCCCTCAGCTAAACCAGGCCTACTATAATACCACCAGCAAGATATCGTACATCTGGGACGGCGATTCGTGGGAGATACTTGCCCAGGACGGTTTGCCAGGCGCTCAGGGGCCTCAGGGCCCAGAAGGACCTCAGGGCCCAGCGGGTACGGGTTTAAATAATCGAGGCGACTGGGTAAGCGGGACTACCTATGATCCGGGAGATTACGTATTTGCGTTGAACTCTGGCGGGACTGCAAACAGCATGTGGATTCTAGAGGGCTCCTCACCTTACCTTTCTACCCTTCAGCCCCGAGTGGATCCCGACCACTGGGTAGAGTTTGAGGCTCCAACTGGCCCTGCTGGCCAGGATGGTATATCGATACAGTGGTTAGGAACGCTTCCTGCCTCCCCCTCCTCACCAACAACCAACCAAGCATACTACAACTCTGCCGACAAAAAAGCATACATATGGGATGGCGATTCGTGGGAAATCCTGGCACAGGATGGAGAACAGGGCCCCCCGGGTCCCCTGGTTGCCGGGACCACAGGCCAAACCCTACGCCACGACGGGACGTCCTGGGCGGCCAGTAGCCTGATATATAACAACGCTACAAATATTGGTATAAATACCACTACACCAACCCAGCGCCTCGACGTTAATGGAAATATGAGATTGCGGGGATTGCTTGTTGATTACGGTAATAGTTCCGGTACATCGGGGCAGTACCTTAGCAGAGGGACAAGTGGGGTGGTATGGCAAACCCCTAGCTGGGTGACAGGAAGCGGCGTAAGCGGCCAGATGGCGGTGTGGAATGGTGCAAGCAGCATCACAAACCTGCCAAACCTTACATTTGCCCAAGGCCTGGTAGTGGTAGGTAACCCAACAGCAAACCCCGATGATCCAATATTTGAGGTGAAGAACAGCAATGGCGAGGTAATTTTTGGGGTTTACCAGGAAGGGGTACGCATAAATATAAGGGATGAGGCCATTAAAGGAGCCAAGGGTGGCTTTGCGGTAGGGGGACTTACCGGAGCGAAGGGCGGTTTGGTAGAGTACCTGCGTATAACACCCGATAGCGCCAGAGTATATGTTAAGCAGAGCCCCAGCATCAAGGGTGCCAAGGGCGGTTTTGCCGTGGGAGGGCTGACCGGGGCCAAAGAAGTTGTATCGCAGGACCTACTGTTTGTCAACCCCGACTCGGCCAGGATATACTTGAACGAGAACCCCACCAAAGGGGCGAAAGGCGGTTTTGCTGTAGGTGGGCTCACAAACGGGAAAAGCACCGCACAACTCATTCAACTAACTAAGGATAATTACCTTATTGGATATGAAGCGGGGATGTCAATTACCACAGGGCTATACAACTCTTTTCTGGGGTACCAGACTGGCAAGCTGAACAATGCAGGAAACTGGAACACTTTCCTAGGTTACCAGGCAGGGTTGAATAATACTGGAAGCGATAATACATTTATTGGCTACCAGGCGGGTATGGCGCATACCACCAAGGGTGGGAATGTTTACATTGGGAGCAAGGCAGGTTCCAATGCCACAAACGGTGAACGTAACGTTTTCATTGGTGAGTCAGCAGGGTACTCAATTGTAAGTGGCTTAAAGAACGTCTTTATTGGGTTTGAGTCGGGATACTCAACCTCTACCGGAAACTACAATGTTTTTCTAGGAACAACAACGGGTAGAGCTAATACTTCAGGCTCCAGCAACGTATTTGTAGGTATAGGAAGTGGATTTAATAATACAACTGGTTCCAATAATGTTTTTTTGGGTACTAGCAGCGGCTTAAGCAATATTTCCGGAAATTTCAACACCTTTCTTGGTTACGATGCGGGTTACTCAAATACTGCAAGCTACAACCTATTTGTAGGCTATCAAGCTGGTCGAGCAAACACTTCAGGTACTTATAATACCTTTTTGGGCTTCCAGTCGGGGTATGCAAATGTTGATGGTTCCAATAATATTTTTATTGGCTTAAGGGCCGGGATGTCAAACACATCAGCTGGTAATAATGTATTTATTGGTAACGAAAGCGGCAGATATAATACCACTGGCACTAACAACTCTTTTCTTGGCAATTATGCTGGTAGAGCTAATACTACAGGTAATAGCAACGTATTTATAGGTAATCAGAGTGGACGGAGTAATACTACTGGAAATTCTAATATAGCTATAGGTGATTATGCAGGTTATTCCAATCAAACTGGTGTTAGTAACATTATTTTGGGCAAAGCTGCTGGTTACACAGGTACTAATCTTCAGTACAATGTTTTTATTGGCGATAGCACTGGGTACTCAACATCATCAACTTATGCAACTACTAATGTGTTCATTGGCTATGCAGCAGGTCGCTTCAACAACAGCTATAATAATGTTTACATTGGTAATAAAGCAGGTTACTCTTGTATAACCGGCCAAAATAACATCGCTATTGGCGATTTAGCTGGATTCAAGAATACCTCAAGCCAAAATATATTCATTGGTACATCGGCTGGTGAGAATAATACTGAAGGTTACTTCAATATTATGATAGGTAGGTGGACAGGGAAAAACAACACCACAGGACATCAACAGATATTGATTGGCGGTGGAGCAGGTAGTTCGTTAACAACAGGTAATGAGAATGTAATAATTGGTACTAATGCTGGTTCAATAAATTCAACTGGTTCAGGGAATATTTACTTAGGAACCTCTGCCGGTTGGAGTAACACCGGGTCAAAGAATGTCTTTATTGGATACAAAATTGGTTATGGGACATTCCAGAACGTATCTAATGCTCTTGTTATTGGCACCGATGTTAACCCTAGCACTCCCTTAATCTATGGCGAATTTGACAATAAAAAATTAAAGTTTAATGCAAATGTTGGGGTTAATGTTGATCCAACCGGCTCCAAACTTTTTTCTTATGACGATAGAACTAATGCAGTTGACGATCCAGCTGTACTAGGTGAACATAAACTTAACACTACTGGTTGGGGTATAGGCGTAAAAGGCGATGGTGGATATATGGGAGTATACGGTGTAGCAAGTGTAGCCGGCACAGGAACACGATACGGTGTTTATGGCTATGGTGCAAATGGAACTACCAACTATGCTGGTTATTTTTCCGGAAATGTTTATGTATCAGGAACATTCACAAATCCATCGGATGAGAGATTGAAAAACAATATTACTCCATTGAAAGGTTCATTGGCAAAGCTTAGTAAAATTACAGGCGTTACCTTTGAATGGAAGAGTAATGAGGAAATAAAGGGAATTGTTTCCGACAAAGAGTCTAATAAAGGGATTGAAAAATTCAATTTCCCCGTTGGAACCCAGATAGGCGTGATAGCTCAAGATGTTGAGAAAGTTTTTCCTGAGCTAGTTCAAACCGATGAAAATGGGGTTAAGTCGGTCGATTATGTTAAGTTAGTTCCGGTTTTAATAGAATCGATTAAAGAACAGCAACAGCAAATAAACAACCTTCAGGAGCAGATTAATGAATTACAAAGGCTTTTGATTGAAGTAGTAAAACAGAATAAATGA
- a CDS encoding tail fiber domain-containing protein — protein sequence MNKLKVLLLFMVVAITTAAQQPAGFSYQAVLRNSSGQVLANQNITLRLSLTNVSGSTSYYSESHALETTAQGVVSLTVGGGTVLSGGLGDVPWSTQTIHLHVEVSTDGVNYSDMGSKAVQPVPYTIFSDSARVSYRSAESTISLFADSAARAGYADSINLRFSRNLVVVGNEPANPDDPIFEVKNSKGEVLFGVYQEGVRVNIPDSAITKGAKGGFAVGGLTGAKGEPVEYLRITPDSARVYVKQSTGIKGAKGGFAVGGLTGAKEVVSQDLLFVNPDSARFYINENPSKGAKGGFAVGGLTNGKTSAQLIQLTKDNYLIGYEAGMSITSGLYNSFLGYQAGRLNNEGNLNTFLGYQAGLNNTGSDNTFIGYQAGMAHTTKGGNVYIGSKAGSNAINGERNVFIGESAGFSINTGFKNVFVGFESGYLTTDGAYNVFLGTTAGRSNTTGSSNVFIGIGSGYSNTTGANNVFLGTSSGLSNVSGNYNTFLGFNAGYSNTASYNLFVGYRAGYANTSGTYNTFLGYQAGYANIDGSSNIFIGLRAGYSNTSASNNVFLGNESGRYNSTGTNNAFMGYLAGQANTSGSSNVFIGNEAGKSNSTGSSNVFIGDSAGYSNTNSYNVFLGKGSGKANTSGARNIFIGTQAGHKNLTGVNNVFLGNLAGYSNTASNNVFIGTEAGKMNTTGSINTYIGYNAGLNNTSGYWNIFIGHSAGKSNTTAYQNLAIGYLAGASNQTATNQFFIGNFSGQYLTDGNSYGNTFIGHGTGTNTTYSQNNTYVGYWAAYNNPTGVNNTYLGYGTGGAGSSSGNVLIGAYAGTNIDAGADNNVFVGVGAGYHNTGTGNVFIGANVCSNQASYNNADNILMIHNSNTASPLIGGDFTNKRLGIGRMPTTYALEVAGTIWANGSTIVAGSTTWSDARFKKNITPIENPITLVKGLKGVYYDWDYSAYPDRKFSKGHQIGFIAQDIEKILPEVVLKGEDGFLSVDYGKVTPLLLEAIKEQQTIIESQEKRINELQGQIQQLKEIVSGLMK from the coding sequence ATGAATAAACTTAAGGTTTTGCTGCTTTTCATGGTGGTTGCAATAACTACTGCAGCACAGCAACCCGCTGGGTTCAGCTACCAGGCCGTGCTCCGCAACAGCAGCGGACAGGTGCTGGCCAACCAGAACATAACCCTCAGGCTGAGCCTGACCAATGTCAGCGGCTCAACGTCATACTACTCCGAGAGCCACGCACTAGAGACTACCGCCCAGGGTGTGGTAAGCCTAACCGTTGGCGGAGGGACAGTGTTATCTGGTGGGCTGGGCGATGTTCCATGGTCAACCCAAACCATCCATTTACATGTAGAGGTGAGTACCGATGGGGTTAACTATAGCGATATGGGATCTAAAGCGGTACAACCTGTACCGTATACAATCTTCTCGGACAGCGCTAGGGTGTCGTATCGTTCGGCCGAGAGCACTATCTCCCTTTTCGCCGATTCGGCGGCTCGGGCTGGTTATGCGGATAGTATTAACCTGCGCTTTTCGCGCAACTTAGTGGTAGTGGGTAACGAACCCGCCAACCCCGACGATCCCATATTTGAGGTGAAGAACAGCAAGGGAGAGGTGCTCTTTGGCGTATACCAGGAGGGGGTAAGGGTAAATATCCCCGACAGCGCCATAACCAAAGGGGCCAAGGGTGGGTTTGCAGTGGGCGGCCTGACAGGCGCAAAGGGAGAGCCGGTTGAGTACCTGCGTATAACCCCCGATAGCGCCAGGGTATATGTTAAGCAGAGCACCGGCATCAAGGGTGCCAAGGGCGGCTTTGCCGTGGGAGGGCTGACCGGAGCTAAGGAGGTTGTATCGCAGGACCTGCTGTTTGTCAACCCCGATTCTGCTAGGTTTTACATTAACGAGAATCCGAGTAAGGGCGCCAAGGGTGGCTTTGCTGTGGGTGGACTCACCAACGGGAAAACTAGTGCTCAACTCATCCAGCTAACCAAGGATAACTACCTTATTGGCTATGAGGCTGGTATGTCAATTACCTCAGGGTTATACAATTCCTTTTTAGGGTATCAAGCAGGGAGGTTGAACAATGAAGGCAATTTGAACACTTTTCTTGGTTATCAAGCAGGATTGAATAATACTGGAAGCGATAATACTTTTATTGGCTACCAGGCAGGCATGGCGCATACCACCAAGGGAGGGAATGTTTACATTGGGAGCAAAGCGGGATCGAATGCTATAAACGGTGAGCGAAATGTTTTTATTGGAGAGTCGGCTGGTTTTTCTATTAACACAGGATTTAAGAATGTGTTCGTCGGTTTCGAATCAGGATACCTCACCACCGATGGCGCTTACAATGTATTCTTGGGGACAACGGCTGGTAGGTCAAATACAACGGGTTCCAGCAATGTGTTTATTGGAATTGGAAGTGGTTATAGCAATACTACAGGAGCAAACAATGTTTTTTTGGGTACCAGTAGTGGATTGAGCAATGTTTCCGGAAACTACAACACTTTTCTTGGTTTCAATGCTGGCTACTCAAATACTGCAAGTTACAACTTATTTGTGGGCTATCGGGCCGGTTATGCAAATACTTCTGGTACTTACAATACCTTTTTGGGTTACCAAGCGGGTTATGCAAATATCGATGGTTCAAGCAATATCTTTATTGGACTCCGAGCAGGATACTCAAATACTTCGGCAAGTAATAATGTTTTCCTAGGTAATGAATCGGGGCGCTATAACTCAACAGGGACAAATAATGCATTTATGGGTTACTTAGCCGGACAAGCAAACACAAGCGGAAGCAGTAACGTTTTTATAGGAAACGAAGCAGGAAAAAGTAATTCAACTGGTTCAAGTAATGTTTTTATTGGCGACTCAGCCGGTTATAGCAACACAAACAGTTACAATGTTTTTTTAGGGAAGGGTAGCGGTAAAGCTAATACATCTGGAGCAAGAAATATATTTATTGGTACTCAGGCAGGACATAAAAATTTAACGGGTGTAAACAATGTTTTTCTTGGAAACCTCGCTGGTTATTCAAATACCGCAAGCAACAATGTATTTATTGGAACCGAAGCTGGAAAGATGAATACTACCGGAAGTATAAACACCTATATTGGATATAATGCGGGTCTTAATAATACATCTGGTTATTGGAATATTTTCATTGGTCACTCTGCTGGCAAATCGAACACAACCGCATATCAAAATTTGGCTATTGGCTACCTTGCGGGAGCAAGTAATCAAACGGCAACAAACCAATTCTTTATTGGAAATTTTTCGGGGCAATATCTTACCGATGGGAACAGCTATGGAAATACCTTTATAGGTCATGGAACAGGTACTAATACTACTTATTCCCAAAATAACACCTATGTTGGGTATTGGGCGGCTTACAATAACCCTACAGGGGTTAACAATACCTATTTGGGCTATGGTACTGGCGGCGCTGGATCGTCTTCAGGAAACGTATTAATTGGCGCATATGCTGGAACTAATATTGATGCTGGTGCTGATAATAATGTTTTTGTTGGAGTAGGCGCAGGTTATCATAATACAGGTACCGGTAATGTTTTTATAGGTGCTAATGTATGTTCAAACCAGGCATCGTACAATAACGCTGATAATATCCTGATGATACACAACTCAAATACTGCTTCACCCCTTATTGGTGGTGACTTTACTAATAAACGATTAGGGATAGGCCGAATGCCAACAACCTATGCCCTTGAAGTAGCCGGCACAATTTGGGCAAATGGCTCTACAATAGTGGCTGGATCAACCACATGGTCAGATGCTCGTTTTAAAAAGAACATTACGCCTATTGAAAACCCAATTACACTAGTTAAAGGGTTAAAAGGTGTTTACTATGACTGGGATTATAGTGCGTACCCCGATCGAAAATTTTCAAAGGGACACCAAATAGGTTTCATTGCTCAGGATATTGAAAAGATTCTTCCAGAGGTTGTGTTAAAAGGCGAAGATGGTTTCCTTTCAGTTGATTACGGAAAGGTAACACCCTTGCTCCTTGAAGCAATAAAAGAACAACAAACTATAATTGAATCACAGGAGAAGAGAATAAATGAATTGCAAGGGCAGATTCAGCAGCTCAAAGAAATTGTGTCTGGTTTAATGAAATGA